The sequence GCGGCCGCGAACGGGGCGATCTTCGCCTCGGCGAGCGCACGCACCGTCTCACGGAGCATCTCGTGCTCCTCGGCCGGACGGTACAGGTCGAAATCGGTCGAACCCGCCAAGACGCTCACTCCCCAGGGTGCTAACTACCGTTAAGTAACCCAATTTTAGGCGCCCTCCCCGCCCCCGGCATACGCGCTGGGGCCGTGAGCTTCGCGACAGCCGGAAATGGGAGGTTCCAAGGGCAGGACTATGCTCGTTCACCGCACGTCTGTCCGCATCTCACAGGAGCACTACATGGCCCTCAGGATCACCGTGATCGGCACCGGCTACCTGGGCGCCACACACGCCGCGGCCATGGCGGAGCTGGGGTTCGAGGTCCTCGGGCTGGACATCGTGCCCGAGAAGATCGAGATGCTGTCCGCCGGCCGGGTCCCGATGTACGAGCCGGGTCTTGAGGAGATGCTGAAGCGGCACGTCGCCGGCATCGAGGGCGCCACCGGACGGCTGCGGTTCACCACCTCCTGGGAAGAGGTCGCCGAGTTCGGCGATGTGCACTTCGTCTGCACCAATACGCCGCAGAAGCACGGCGAGTACGCCTGCGACATGTCCTACGTCGAGAGCGCCTTCCACTCGCTCGCCCCGCTGCTGACCCGGCCCGCCCTCGTCGTCGGCAAGTCCACCGTGCCCGTCGGCTCCGCCGCCCGCCTCGCCGCCCGCCTCGCGGAGCTGGCCCCCGTGGGCGCCGACGCCGAGCTGGCGTGGAACCCGGAGTTCCTGCGCGAGGGCTTCGCCGTCGACGACACCCTGCACCCGGACCGGATCGTCGTCGGCGTGACGAGCGAGCGGGCCGAGAAGCTGCTGCGCGAGGTGTACGCCGTACCGGTCGGCGAGGGCTCCCCGTTCGTCGTGACGGACTTCCCGACCGCCGAGCTGGTGAAGACCGCCGCCAACTCCTTCCTCGCCACCAAGATCTCCTTCATCAACGCCATGGCCGAGGTCTGCGAGGCCGCCGACGGCGACGTGGTGAAGCTCGCCGAGGCGATCGGCCACGACGAGCGCATCGGGAAGAAGTTCCTGCGGGCCGGTATCGGCTTCGGCGGCGGCTGCCTGCCCAAGGACATCCGCGCCTTCATGGCCCGCGCCGGCGAGCTGGGCGCCGACCAGGCACTGACGTTCCTGCGCGAGGTCGACTCGATCAACATGCGCCGCCGCGGCCACATGGTCGAGCTGGCCCGCGAGGCCGTCGGCGGCGACTCCTTCCTCGGCAAGCGGGTCGCCGTGCTGGGCGCCACGTTCAAGCCGGACTCGGACGACGTACGCGACTCCCCCGCGCTCAACGTCGCCGGTCAGATCCACCTCCAGGGCGGCCAGGTCACCGTCTTCGACCCCAAGGGCATGGACAACGCCCGCCGTCTCTTCCCCACCCTCGGGTACGCGGACACCGCCCTGGACGCGGTGCGCGGCGCCGACGTCGTGCTGCACCTGACGGAGTGGCGCGAATTCCGCGAGCTGGACCCGGAGGCGCTCGGCACCGTGGCGGGCCGCCGGATCATCCTCGACGGGCGCAACGCGCTCGACCCCACCGTGTGGCGCGAGGCCGGCTGGACCTACCGGGCGATGGGCCGCCCGACCGCCTGAGCCACCCGGATCAGCCGCGCCTCGCGCGGTACGTACGCATCTTCGCGCGGGCGCCGCACACCGACATCGAGCACCACCTGCGGCGCCCCGCCGGGCTGCGGTCGTAGTACGCCCACCGGCAGTCCGCCGCCTCGCACACCTTGAGCCTGGCCCAGGTGCCGTCGGCCGAGGCCGCGGCGATGGCGGCCGCGACCCTCGCCGTCAGGCCGGGCGGCTCCTCCACCGGCCGCAGCGCCGCCGCACCCGCCACGTCCACGGTCACCCGCAGCGGTGCCCCCGCGAGCAGCCGGTCCAGCGCGAAGTCGCCCTCACCCTCGTCGCGGTGGCCCGCGTGGGCCAGGCAGACCTCGCGCAGCGCCTCGCGCAGGACGTGGGCCGCCGGGACGTCCGGCTCCGCGAGGGCGAACGCGGCGCGCCCCTCCGCCGTGTCGAGGGTGTCCGCGCCGGTCTCGACGTCCAGGGTGTTGACCAGCGCTTCGACCAGCGCGAGCCCACCGGGCGCGGAATCCCTCTCATTCATGGTTGCGACGGTACCTCCGGTACGGCAGCATGCAGTCACGGTTACCGGTTGAGCGCTTTAAGCGGTAACCACCTGTCCGTAGTCTGCCCGAGGAGAAGCAACATGGCTGTGGCCGCACTGGGTGCCGTCGTCCTGGACTGCCCCGACCCCGTCGCCCTGGCGAACTTCTACGCCGCGCTGCTCGGCGGCGAGGTCGAGCAGCAGGAGGACTGGGTGGACCTCACGGGGATCACCGGCACCCCGCTCGCCTTCCAGGCAGCGCCCGGCTTCGTACCGCCGAAGTGGCCGCGCCCCGACGCCTCGCAGCAGTTCCACCTGGATCTGACCGTGGCGGATCTGGACGCGGCGGAGCGCGAGGTGCTGGCGCTGGGCGCGACGGTGCTGGAGGCGGAGGACCGGGAGCGGTCCTTCCGGGTGTACGCCGACCCGGCGGGGCACCCGTTCTGTCTCTGCGCCTGTTAGGGAGCGTTGAGGACGCCCCGGTGTGCGCTCAGGCCGCCGGGGCGTCCAGCTGTTCGATGGTGGCGTGCGACGGGCCGCGGCGCGTGCGCAGGTCCCGCGCCACGTCCTCGGCGGCGCGCAGCACCCGTACCGCGTTCTGCCAGGTGAGCTTGGCCAGGTCGGCGGCGGACCAGCCGCGGCCCAGCAGCTCCGCGATCAGGTTCGGGTAGCCGGCGACGCTCTCCAGGCCCTCGGGGAGGAACGCGGTCCCGTCGTAGTCGCCGCCGATGCCGATGTGGCCGATGCCCGCGACCTCGCGCATGTGGTCGAGGTGGTCGGCGATGGTGGCCACGGTGGCCTTCGGGCGGGGGTTCGCCGCCTCGAACGCGGCGTGCACCTTCATCGCGCGCTCGGTGGTGTCCAGGTGGTGCAGCCCGTTGGCGCGCAGGTTCTCGTCGGCGGCGTGCGTCCAGGCGACGGCCTCCGGCAGGACGAACTTCGGTACGAAGGTGGCCATCGCGATGCCGCCGTTGGCCGGGAGCTGGGCCAGGACGTCGTCGGGGATGTTGCGCGGGTGGTCGCAGACGGCCCGGGACGAGGAGTGCGAGAACATCACCGGGGCCGTGGAGGTGGCGAGCGCGTCGCGCATGGTCGTCGCCGCGACGTGCGAGAGGTCGACCAGCATGCCGGTGCGGTTCATCTCCCGTACGACCTCGTGGCCGAACGGCGAGAGGCCGCCGACACCGGGTTCGTCGGTCGCCGAGTCCGCCCAGGCGATGTTGTCGTTGTGGGTGAGCGTCATGTAGCGGACGCCGAGCGCGTACGGACCGCGCAGGGTGCCCAGCGAGTTGTCGATGGAGTGGCCGCCCTCGGCGCCCATCAGGGAGGCGATCCGGCCCTCGGCGCGGGCCGCCTCCATGTCGTCGGCGGTCAGGGCGCGGCGCAGGTCGGCGGGGTAGCGGTCGAGCAGTTCGGCGACGGCGTCGATCTGTTCCAGGGTGGCGCTGACGGCGGCGTCGCCCGCCAGGTCGGACCGTACGTAGACGGACCAGAACTGGGCGCCGACACCCCCGGCGCGCAGCCGGGGGATGTCGGTGTGCAGGTGGGCCGACTGGTCGCCCGCGATGTCGCGGGCGGCCAGGTCGTAGCCGACCTGTTCGCGCAGCGCCCACGGCAGGTCGTTGTGGCCGTCGACCACGGGGTGCTCGGCGAGGAGCTGCCGTGCCTGGTCCAGTCGGTCCGTCATGGTCCCTACTTCCCGAAGCCGAAGGAGTCCGCGCCCTCGGCCTTGTGGCGCAGCCGCTTGCCCTTCTCGGTCGCCTGGTCGTTCAGCTCGTCCAGGAAGTCCGTCATCCGGCGCTGGAGTCCGGGGTCGGCCGCGGCGAGGACGCGGACGGCCAGCAGGCCCGCGTTGCGCGCGCCGGCGATGGAGACGGTGGCGACGGGGATACCGGCGGGCATCTGGACGATGGACATGAGGCTGTCCATGCCGTCGAGGTACTTCAGCGGGACCGGTACGCCGATGACGGGCAGCGGGGTGACCGAGGCGAGCATGCCGGGCAGGTGGGCGGCGCCGCCCGCGCCCGCGATGATCGCCCTGAGGCCGCGGCCCGCCGCGTTCTCGCCGTACGCGATCATCTCGCGCGGCATGCGGTGCGCGGAGACGACGTCCACCTCGTACGGGATCTCGAACTCGTCCAGCGCCTTGGCCGCCGCTTCCATGACGGGCCAGTCGGAGTCCGAGCCCATGACGATGCCGACGACGGGTGCGGCGGAGGCGGGGGATGTCATTCGGTGATCGTTCCTCGCAGGTAGTCGGCCGCGTGCCGGGCGCGCTCCCGCACGTCCGCCAGATCGTCGCCGTAGGTGTTGACGTGGCCGACCTTGCGGCCGGGCTTCACGTCCTTGCCGTACATGTGGATCTTGAGCTGCGGGTCGCGGGCCATGCAGTGCAGGTAGCCCTGGTACATGTCCGGGTAGTCGCCGCCCAGGACGTTGCACATGACCGTCCAGCCGGCGCGGGGGCGCGGGTCGCCGAGCGGGAGGTCGAGGACCGCCCGGACGTGGTTGGCGAACTGCGAGGTGATCGCGCCGTCCTGGGTCCAGTGCCCGGAGTTGTGCGGGCGCATCGCCAGTTCGTTGACCAGGATGTGACCGTCGCGGGTCTCGAACAGCTCGACCGCGAGGTGGCCGACCACGCCCAGTTCGGCGGCGATCCGCAGCGCCAGCTGCTGGGCCTCGCCCGCCAGCGCCTCGTCGAGGTCGGGGGCGGGGGCGATCACCGTGTCGCAGACGCCGTCGACCTGGATGGACTCCACGACCGGGTAGGCGACGGCCTGGCCGTGCGGCGAGCGGACGATGTTGGCGGCCAGCTCCCGTACGAAGTCGACCTTCTCCTCCGCGAGGACCGGGACACCGGCCCGGAAGGGCTCGGCGGCGTCCGCCTCGGAGCGGACCACCCAGACGCCCTTGCCGTCGTAGCCGCCGCGCACGGTCTTGAGGATGACCGGGAAACCTCCGGTCTCCCGCGCGAAGGCCGCGGCGTCGGCCGGGTCCTTCACGATGCGGTGGCGGGGGCAGGGCGCGCCGATCTCGGTGAGCCTCGCGCGCATCACCCCCTTGTCCTGGGCGTGCACCAGGGCGTCGGGGCCGGGGCGCACGGGGATGCCGTCCGCCTCCAGGGCCCTCAGGTGCTCGGTCGGCACGTGTTCGTGATCGAAGGTGATCACGTCACAGCCGCGCGCGAAGGCCCGCAGCGTCTCCAGGTCGCGATAGTCGCCGACGACGACTTCGCCCACCACCTGGGCCGCGGAGTCCTGAGCGGTGTCGCTGAGGAGCTTGAACTTGATGCCGAGGGGGATGCCCGCCTCGTGGGTCATACGGGCGAGCTGACCGCCACCGACCATGCCGACTACCGGGAACGTCACACTCCCAGGGTATCCGCACCGCCCGTGGGCGGCCCCGGGCGGGGCCCGGCCCCGCCATACGCGCGCCGGTACGCACAGGCGTCCGCCGGGTGTCCTGGTTAGCATGGCCGGGTTGACGGAACATGGAGCGGAACCGACGGACGGGCTGAGCGATCACATGAGCGAACGAGGCCCGTTGCGGGCCCGGCTGGAACTGCTGGCCCGTGAGGTCGCCAAGTTCGGCGTGGTCGGCGCGGTCGGCCTGGTGGTCAACATCGCCGTGTCCAACCTGCTGTGGCGCTACACGGACATCCCGACGGTGCGCGCGGGCCTGCTCGCCACGTTCGTCGCCATCCTCTTCAACTACGTGGGCTTCCGCTACTGGACGTACCGCGACCGCGACAAGTCCGGCCGCACCCGTGAGCTGACGCTGTTCCTGCTGTTCAGCGCGGCGGGCGCGGTCATCGAGACCGGTGTGCTGTACGTGGCGACGTACGGGTTCGGCTGGGACACCCCGGTCCAGAGCAACGTCTTCAAGATCGTCGGGATCGGTGTCGCGACGCTGTTCCGCTTCTGGTCCTACCGGACGTGGGTCTTCAAGGCGCTGCCCGCGCCCACGGAGGCGGTGTCCGACAAAGAGGCCGTGCTGACCGTGCCGGCCCCGGCCGTGCGGGTGTCCGCCGTACGGGGCGAGGCGGGCCCGGCCCGCCGCTAGGCGCGGGGCGTCCGGACGGGCTCGCCCCACTCACCGCACCGGGCGTTCCGGTTCCTTCCGGTTCAGGGCCACCCGGCTGAGGAACAGGGCGAAGACCGGTGGCTGCTGCTGGAGCAGTTCCAGACGGCCGCCGTCCGCCTCCGCGAGGTCGCGGGCGACCGCGAGGCCGATGCCCGTGGAGTTGCGGCCGCTGATGGTCCGCTCGAAGATCCGCGCGCCCAGGTCGGCGGAGACCCCGGGGCCCTCGTCCGTCACCTCGATCACCGCCTGGTTGCCGGTGACCCTGGTGCGCAGGGCGACCGTGCCGCCGCCGTGCATGAGTGAGTTCTCGATCAGCGCGGCCAGCACCTGGGCGACCGCGCCGGGGGTGCCGACGGCACTGAGCCCCTGCTTGCCGGAGCAGACGATGGCGCGGCCCTCGCCCCGGTAGGCGGGGCGCCACTCCTCGATCTGCTGCTTGACGACCTCGTCCAGGTCGAAGGCCACCGCGGAGCCCGTCCGGGGGTCCCGGGCGTTGGTCAGCAGCCGCTCCACCACGTCCGTGAGCCGCTCGACCTGGGTGAGGGCGATGTGCGCCTCCTCCTTCACGGTCTCCGGGTCGTCGGTGAGGGAGATCTCCTCGATCCGCATGGACAGGGCCGTGAGCGGCGTGCGGAGCTGGTGCGAGGCGTCGGCGGCGAGCCGGCGTTCCGCGGTGAGCATCCGGGCGATCCGTTCGGCGGAGGCGTCCAGCACGTCCGCGACACGGTCCAGCTCGGGCACCCCGTACCGCCGGTGGCGGGGGCGGGGGTCGCCGGAGCCCAGGCGCTCGGCGGTCTCGGCGAGGTCGGTGAGCGGCGAGGCCAGCTTGTCGGCCTGGCGCACGGCGAGCAGGACGGCCGAGACGATGGCGAGCAGCGCCACCGCACCGATGATCATCAGGGTCCGGCCGACCTCGCGGGTGACGGCGGAGCGGGACTCCTCGATGGTGACCTTCTCGCCGTGCTCGCCCGTCTCCGTCGCGGTGATCACACTGCCGCTGGGGCGGTCACCGACCTCGACGGGAGCGCGGCCGGGAAGTTTCACCAGGGCGTACCGGTTGTCGTCGATCTGCTCGTCCAGCACCTCGGCGTTGATCCGCTCGGCGCTCACGAGCCGGCTCTCGATGACGCTGATCAGCCGCAGCGCCTCGGAGTCGACGCTCTCCTGGGCGCTGCTGCTGATGGTGCGGGTCTCGACGAGGACGAGGGAGACGCCGAAGACGGCGATCACCACGAGCACGACGGCGAGGGTGGAGTTGATCAGTCGTCGGCGCATGCCTGCTTCTGTACGTCAGCTCGTGCGGATGGCGTGGAGCGCGGTCACCCCGGCGCAGGGCGGTCCCCCGGTGGGAGGGGCCTCAGCTCTTCTCGAAGCGGAAGCCGACGCCCCGGACCGTGGCGATGTAGCGCGGGTTGGCGGCGTCGTCGCCGAGCTTCTTGCGGAGCCAGGAGATGTGCATGTCGAGGGTCTTGGTCGACGACCACCACGTGGTGTCCCAGACCTCGCGCATGAGCTGGTCGCGGGTGACGACCCGGCCCGCGTCGCGCACGAGGACCCGGAGCAGGTCGAACTCCTTGGCGGTGAGCTGGAGTTCCTCGTCGCCCATCCAGGCGCGGTGCGACTCGACGTCGATGCGGACGCCGTGGGTGGCCGGCTGGGGGACGGGCTCGGTGGCGCCGCGCCGCAGCAGCGCCCGGACCCGGGCGAGCAGTTCGGCGAGGCGGAAGGGCTTGGTGACGTAGTCGTCGGCGCCCGCGTCGAGCCCGACGACGGTGTCCACCTCGTCGGCGCGGGCGGTCAGCACCAGGACCGGCACGGTGTGGCCCTCGGCACGCAGCCTGCGGGCGACTTCGAGGCCGTCCATCCCGGGCAGCCCCAGGTCGAGCACGACCAGGTCGATGCCGCCCTGGAGGCCGGCGTCGAGAGCGGTCGGGCCGTCTTCCCGCACCTCGACCTCGTAACCCTCCCGCCGCAGGGCGCGGGCCAGCGGTTCCGAGATGGATGCGTCGTCCTCGGCGAGCAGTACACGGGTCATGCACTGATGGTAGTCCGCGCGGCGGACGGGAAGGGCTGCGATCGAGAAGCCCTGCGGGTCTGCGCCCCGGTACCGAGGACACCTTCGAATATGGGAGTGTGGTTGCACCTGGACCTGTGATCCATCTCTCAAGTCCTTCCATATCGGTCTCTGTCGTGGCGTATGGTGTCTCGACGCCTATTGCACTACTCAAGGACCTTTGGGCAGCCCTGAGCGCCAAGGGTCCCTTTTGTGTGCGGGGCCGGTACCCGCCGGCCCGGAATTCTCAGTGAATGACCTGTGGGCCGGGCCCGGACGCCGATGAGGGCGTTCCGGGTGTGGATCCCGTCGCGGTGGGCGTACCCGCGTCGGTGCCGGCCTCCCCCCACCGGGCGCGTACCGCCTCACCGAGGCGTCGCGTCCCGAGCACACAAGGATCGATCATGGCGTCCAGCCTGACGAAGGACCCGTCGAGCGCCGCTGGTGGTGAGAAGACCTTCTTCGGCCACCCCCGGGGCCTGGCCACGCTCTTCATGACCGAGATGTGGGAGCGCTACAGCTTCTACGGCATGAAGGCGCTGCTCCCGCTGTACCTGATCGCGCCCGGCGGCATGCACATGAACGCCACCACGGCCACGACGATCTACTCCGCCTACATGGCGATGGTCTACCTGCTCGCCATGCCGGGCGGCTGGATGGCCGACCGCTTCTGGGGGCCGCGCAAGACGGTCGCCATCGGCGGCGCCGTCGTCATCCTCGGCCACATCACGCTCGCGGTGCCCAACTCGGCGACCTTCTTCACCGGTCTCGCCCTCGTCGCTCTCGGCTCGGGGCTGCTGAAGGCCAACATCTCCACGATGGTCGGCCACCTCTACAAGGGACCGGAGGACCCGCGCCGGGACGGTGGCTTCACGCTCTTCTACATCGGCATCAACGTGGGTGCCTTCCTCGCCCCACTGTCGATCGGCACCGTCGGCGAGAACGTCAACTGGCACTTCGGCTTCGCGCTGGCCGCGGTCGGCATGGCCCTGGGCCTCGCCCAGTTCATGCTCGGCACCCGCCACCTGAGCCCGGAGAGCGACGTCGTCGCCACCCCGGCGACGGAGCAGGAGAAGAGCTCCGCCCTGCGCAAGGGTCTGATCTGGCTGATCGTCGCGGCCGTCTTCTACGGCCTGCTCGGTATCACCGGCAACTTCGTCGACTGGGGCGTGCTGCCGATCACCCTCGCCGGGCTGGTCATTCCGGTCGCCGTCCTGGTCCGCATGAAGCGCGACAAGGAGCTGACGAGCACCGAGCAGTCCAAGCTGTCGGGCTACATCTGGTTCTTCGTGGTCGCCGCCGTCTTCTGGATGATCTACGACCAGAACGGCTCGACCCTGTCGATCTTCGGCGAGCACTCGACCACGAACACCCTGCTCGGGTTCCACTTCCCGACGTCCTGGTACCAGTCGCTGAACCCGATCTTCGTCATGGCGATGGCCCCCGTGCTCGCCTCGGCGTGGCTGTGGCTGAACAAGCGCGGCAAGGAGCCGAGCACCGCCGTCAAGTTCGCCTCCAGCCTGGTGCTGATCGGCGTCTCCTTCGCCGTCTTCCTGATCCCGCTGCTCGACACCGCCGCCAACGGCGGCAAGGTCAGCCCGATGTGGCTGGTGGCGATCTACTTCATCCAGACGGTCGCCGAACTCTGCCTCTCCCCGGTCGGCCTGTCGGTCACCACGAAGATGGCCCCGGCGAAGTACAGCTCCCAGATGATGGGTGTCTGGTTCCTCGCCGTCACCGCGGGCGACTCCGTGACCGGCCTGCTCACCTCCAAGCAGATCGGCGTCAACCTCGACAACACCGGGGCGGTCGCCTTCGAGGTGATCCTCGCCGTCATCGCGGGTGTCGGCATCTGGATGTACCGCAGGAAGGTCTCCCAGCACATGGGCGACGTGCACTGACCGCGCAGCCGCACGGGCACGCGTAGCCGCACGGCAGGGGCCGCCGCACCGTTTCCACGGTGCGGCGGCCCTTTCGCGTGGTCCGTACGGGTCCGGCTCAGCGTCCGGCGCGCAGCCGCCGCCACGGGGTGAACGTGAACACCGCGCCGCCCAGCAGGATCGCCGTGCCGGCGACCAGGCCGAGCGCGCGCAGAGTGCCGTGGTCGTCGGCCCCGGTGTCCGCGAGCCCGCCGCCCGACGCGGTGCCGCCGGCCGCCGCCGCGCCGCCCGAACCGGTGGAGCCGCCGCCGGACGCGCCGGAGGCGCCGCCCTCCTGGGCGGTGGTGTCGAGGGTGAGCGAGGCCTTCGGCGTGCCCGTGACCGTGCACGGGATGTTGATCTTCGCGCCGCCGAGCGTGACATCGATGGTCAGGGTGCCGGGGGTGAGCGTGGACGAGCCGGTGGCGCCGGGCTTGTACGTGCCCGTCATGTCCGGCAGGTCGACCGGCTTGCCCGTCTCCAGGGGCTCGGCGTTACCCGGCCCCGTGACGGTCACGGAGCCCTTGTCGTCGCCGCCGACGACGATCTCCATGGACGGCTTGAGCGCCCCGGCGGGCAGGGCGGCCGGGCTGTCCATCACACCCTTGGCCGTCTTGACCGTCAGCCCGTAGCTGCCGCCGTTCTTCTTGGCGTTGACCGTCACCTTGGAGGCGATGGAGGCGGGCCCCGGCGACTTGCAGGCGAAGTCGACGGCGACCTCCTTGCCGGGGAAGTCGGTGGTGCCGCCACTGCCGCCGGTCGTCGAGCCCCCGGAGGACGTACCCCCGGTGGTCGTGCCCCCGGCGGTCGTGCCGGCGCTGTCACCGCCCGAGGCCGCGTCACCGCCCGTCGTGCCGCCGGCCGTGGTCGTCCCCCCTGCCGTCGTCCCTCCGTTCGTCGTGTCGCCGCCCGTGTCGCCGCCCGTGGTGCCACCCGTGGTTCCGCCTGTGCCGCCGTCCGTGACCTTGATCGTCGCGCCCGGCTGGACCGTCTCCTCGGGAGCGCACTTGGTGTCGGTGGAGATCGGCTTGGAGACGTTGATGGCGTACGCGTCCGGTGTCAGCGTCAGCTCACCCGCCTTCTCCAGCTTCAGCGAGCCCTTCATGTCCGGAAGGATCATCGGACTGCCCTTGGGGATGGCCGGGTTCTGCCGGGGCCCCTCCAGCTTCAGATCCCCGGTGGCGGCCCCGCCCAGCTTGATGGTGCCGGCCGGTTTGACGGTGTCCTTGTCGAGATCGAGGATGTCGGGGTTGGCGGACGCGGCCTGGACCGTCTTCCACACGACCTCGACGGTGTCCCCGACCTCGGCCTCGGCGGGCGCGGTCAACTGGACCCGCGTGGTGCCGTGTACGGCCGGCAGTCCGGAGATGGCCGGGGGTATGCACTCCGTCTTGTACGAGATGTCGGCGGCCTGGGCCGGGCTCGCGGCCAGCAGCATGCCCGCCCCGCCGATCATCATCGCGACTCCCGCCGCGACCGTCCTGCGTTGCGTACTCACGAATGTCCCTTCGTCGTCGGGCTGTGCTCTGACGGTGCGGATTCGGGGGTGAACCAGGGCAGCGCGGCCGTGCCGGTGGCCCGTGGTTCGCCGGCGGTCGTGGTGGGTACGGGCGCGGCGGCCGTACGCCGCAGCCTCGGGAGCCTCGCCGCCGCCCCGGCGAACGGGGACGCGCGCCGGCCTCCCCGGGACGCCTGCGCGGAGCGCGGCCGGACCCGGTCGACGACCGCCATGCCGATACGGAAGACGGCCGCGGGCACCACGAGGCAGAGCAGGATCCAGAAGAGCGTGACGCCCCACGGGCGGCCGACCCCCCACGGCTGTTCGGCGAGGACCTTCGTGCCGTACTTCAGGGAGACCCGGTAGTCGCCGTGCGCGCCGGCCGCCAGCTCGACGGGCAGTTCGATACGGGCCTTGCGGCCGGGCTCGACGGTCCCGCGCCACTGCCGTTCCTCCCACTGCGGGGCGTAGACGCCGTGCGCGGTGCCGACCCGGAAGACCGGGTTCTCGACCGGGGCCGAGCCCATGTTGCCGACCGTGAACACGAGGCGCCGGGTGGGCGGTGCGCCGAACCAGGTGAGGACGGAGCTGTCGCCCTCCAGGCGGGTGGCGGCCAGGACGGCGAGCTTGCCCTGCCCCGTCTGCTTCGGCAGCGCGGCGACCGGGTGTCCGGCGACCACGAACACCGCGTCGGCCAGGGCCTCTTCCCCGGTGACCGTGGCGACATGCACCACGCAGGGGCACGGTACGGGCGGTTCGGAGACGGGCAGCTTCGTGCTGAACGCGCCCTTCGTGTCGGTGGTGACCGCCCTGCCGTCCGCGTTGGCACACGAGTTGGTGCCGCCGATCACGCCACGCGCGGGGCTGGACTGCCCGCAGACGAGCAGCATGAGCAGCGCGCCGGACCGCCAGCCGCTGCCCTTGACGGTGAGCGAACCGCCCTTGCCCGCCTCCTTGTCGGACAGCGTGACGGCCGGTTTCGGGGCGCTCGCGCTACGGCCGTCGGCGTGGGCGCCGGGTGCGGCCAGGAGCAGGGCGGGCAGGAGCAAGGCCAGCAGGGCAGCGATGCTGTGTCCGCGGAGCCCCGCCGTACGCCGCCGGGGCGTCGCGGGTCCGGGTCC comes from Streptomyces sp. Mut1 and encodes:
- a CDS encoding peptide MFS transporter, with translation MASSLTKDPSSAAGGEKTFFGHPRGLATLFMTEMWERYSFYGMKALLPLYLIAPGGMHMNATTATTIYSAYMAMVYLLAMPGGWMADRFWGPRKTVAIGGAVVILGHITLAVPNSATFFTGLALVALGSGLLKANISTMVGHLYKGPEDPRRDGGFTLFYIGINVGAFLAPLSIGTVGENVNWHFGFALAAVGMALGLAQFMLGTRHLSPESDVVATPATEQEKSSALRKGLIWLIVAAVFYGLLGITGNFVDWGVLPITLAGLVIPVAVLVRMKRDKELTSTEQSKLSGYIWFFVVAAVFWMIYDQNGSTLSIFGEHSTTNTLLGFHFPTSWYQSLNPIFVMAMAPVLASAWLWLNKRGKEPSTAVKFASSLVLIGVSFAVFLIPLLDTAANGGKVSPMWLVAIYFIQTVAELCLSPVGLSVTTKMAPAKYSSQMMGVWFLAVTAGDSVTGLLTSKQIGVNLDNTGAVAFEVILAVIAGVGIWMYRRKVSQHMGDVH